In Aedes albopictus strain Foshan chromosome 3, AalbF5, whole genome shotgun sequence, the following are encoded in one genomic region:
- the LOC134290798 gene encoding uncharacterized protein LOC134290798 codes for MSTERRIKALKLRLKSLMTSLNNIKVFVDDFDEETQLNEVPVRLENLTKLWSDYSTVQNELESLDETSLDTHLKDRTTLETTYYQVKGFLLAHNKMPINQYPSSPTHSETHFPSSASQVRLPDVKLPVFDGKLENWLNFHDLYISLVHSATGLSNIQKFYYLRSSLSSAALQLIQTIPISANNYPVAWKLLLNHFQNPARLKQSYVDALFDFSPLKRESAAELHSLVEKFEANVKVLQQLGERTEFWDVLLIRMLSLRLDPTTRRDWEEYSSSKGAVIFKDLITFLQRRVTVLQSINSKPIDLQLFTQQKKPVQRTVSSHGASQVNPRKCIACSENHPLYMCQSFSKMSAEEKEKEVRRHQLCRNCLRKGHQSKECSSSTNCRKCRGRHHSLLCANDSSSSTPKPANSMQSKPPVVTTPVSDSPTTSVSANLAESISCASTGHRQKTVLLATAVIILVDDNGVEHVGRALLDSGSECCFVTESFSQHIKAQRKRIHLPISGIGQAATHARQKFTSTVRSRVGAYSADVEFLVLPRVTIDLPAAAVDTSTWDLPPGLQLADPSFDNTNPIDIIIGAEIFFELFRVPGRISLGDHLPVLINSAFGWVVSGKSSTSVSTSPVVANLATVADVHRLMEKFWTIEESVSTSYSVEEQATEDHFLQTVSRTSEGRYVVRLPFKTEILPHVSDNRRTAVRRLHFLTNRLDRNPEFRQQYKEFIDEYRDLGHMQRTHDYEDPSINHYYLPHHAVVREDSSTTKLRVVFDASCKTPTGPSLNDALMVGPTVQEDIRSITMRSRKHQIMIVADIKMMYRQVIVDPRDTPMQLIVWKPAPDQPMETYELKTVTYGTASAPFLATRVLKQLADDEGSQFPIAASVLKKDFYVDDLFSGGRNAAEVIKLRDQLEALLAKGGFQLRKWASNDESVLEGIPNENRAVKPSVELDQDQVIKTLGLHWEPATDCLRYRIELPPERTDQPLTKRQTLSLIARLYDPLGLVGPVVTTAKVFMQNLWTLKDDNGTPWSWDRELPSEYRAHWKRYQELLPMLNNLRIERCILLPCAETVQIHIFSDASQIAYGACAYIRSIDAVGSIKVALLTSKSRVAPLKRTSIPRLELCGALVAAELYEKVKSSLQIDAECFFWVDSTIVLSWLNASPSMESCGRGGESSRLRFTRASCRRYNGYRSLVARTKMAPTTAILLANTRDHR; via the exons ATGTCCACCGAGCGCCGCATAAAGGCTCTCAAGCTGAGATTGAAGAGCCTAATGACATCGCTTAACAACATCAAGGTGTTCGTCGATGACTTCGACGAAGAAACTCAGCTCAACGAGGTTCCGGTCCGTTTGGAAAATCTAACCAAACTTTGGTCGGATTATAGTACCGTTCAGAACGAACTGGAGTCGCTCGACGAAACGTCCCTGGACACACACCTGAAGGATCGAACCACTCTTGAAACGACGTATTATCAGGTCAAGGGCTTCTTGCTGGCCCATAATAAAATGCCAATTAACCAGTACCCAAGTTCTCCAACTCATTCAGAAACGCATTTCCCTTCGTCGGCATCGCAGGTGCGATTGCCGGATGTAAAACTGCCGGTCTTCGACGGGAAATTGGAAAATTGGCTAAACTTTCACGACCTGTATATTTCGCTCGTCCATTCTGCTACGGGGCTTTCCAATATCCAGAAATTTTATTACTTACGGTCGTCGCTGTCGAGTGCCGCACTTCAGCTAATACAAACAATCCCTATCAGCGCGAACAATTATCCGGTAGCATGGAAACTGCTATTGAATCACTTCCAAAATCCAGCACGACTAAAACAGTCGTATGTAGATGCACTGTTCGACTTTTCTCCTCTGAAACGTGAATCTGCAGCAGAACTCCACAGCCTTGTGGAAAAATTTGAAGCCAATGTGAAGGTGCTCCAGCAGCTTGGCGAACGCACGGAGTTCTGGGACGTGTTGTTAATTCGGATGCTCAGTTTGCGCCTCGACCCAACCACCCGAAGGGACTGGGAGGAGTACTCTTCTTCCAAAGGAGCTGTCATCTTCAAGGACTTGATTACGTTTCTTCAGCGTCGTGTGACTGTCCTTCAGTCCATCAATTCAAAGCCTATCGACCTTCAACTCTTCACCCAGCAGAAGAAACCAGTTCAACGGACCGTCTCTAGCCATGGAGCCAGCCAGGTCAACCCTCGTAAGTGCATCGCATGTTCAGAAAATCATCCGCTCTACATGTGCCAAAGCTTTTCTAAGATGTCAGCCGAGGAGAAGGAAAAGGAAGTTCGTCGGCACCAACTCTGTCGAAACTGCCTTAGAAAGGGTCACCAATCCAAGGAGTGCTCATCATCTACCAATTGCCGTAAGTGTCGCGGCAGACATCATAGCCTACTTTGCGCAAACGACTCGTCATCCTCTACCCCGAAGCCTGCCAATTCAATGCAATCCAAGCCACCAGTCGTTACTACTCCGGTCAGCGATTCTCCGACTACCTCGGTATCCGCGAACCTTGCCGAATCGATCAGTTGTGCCTCCACTGGTCACCGCCAGAAAACCGTCCTCCTGGCCACTGCCGTTATTATTCTCGTTGATGACAATGGCGTTGAACACGTTGGTCGAGCCCTCTTGGATTCAGGCAGCGAATGTTGCTTTGTAACTGAGAGTTTTTCACAACACATCAAGGCGCAACGGAAACGCATCCACCTACCAATCAGTGGGATCGGACAGGCAGCCACACATGCAAGACAGAAGTTTACGTCCACCGTTCGTTCCCGTGTTGGAGCCTATTCCGCCGATGTTGAATTCCTCGTCCTACCAAGGGTTACAATTGATTTACCAGCAGCTGCGGTCGATACTTCGACCTGGGACCTGCCTCCAGGCTTGCAACTAGCAGATCCATCGTTTGACAATACCAATCCCATTGACATTATTATCGGTGCGGAAATATTCTTCGAATTGTTTCGTGTTCCAGGACGGATTTCCTTGGGTGATCATCTTCCGGTGCTTATCAATTCTGCTTTTGGTTGGGTGGTCTCGGGAAAATCCTCAACTAGCGTATCCACCTCGCCTGTCGTCGCTAACCTCGCCACCGTAGCTGATGTCCACCGGCTGATGGAAAAATTTTGGACAATAGAAGAAAGTGTCTCTACATCATACTCTGTCGAAGAACAAGCCACTGAGGACCATTTCCTGCAGACTGTATCCCGCACATCAGAGGGCAGGTATGTCGTAAGATTGCCGTTCAAAACCGAGATTCTACCCCACGTCAGCGACAACCGTCGCACTGCCGTTCGCCGTCTACACTTTCTGACAAATCGACTTGACCGCAACCCGGAGTTTCGCCAACAATACAAGGAATTCATCGACGAATATAGAGACCTCGGACATATGCAGCGCACCCACGACTATGAGGACCCATCTATCAATCACTATTATCTTCCTCACCATGCTGTGGTACGGGAAGACAGCAGCACTACGAAATTGCGGGTCGTCTTCGATGCGTCCTGTAAGACGCCAACAGGACCCTCATTAAACGACGCGCTCATGGTCGGGCCAACAGTGCAGGAGGACATTCGATCAATTACGATGCGATCTAGGAAACATCAGATCATGATCGTCGCAGATATCAAAATGATGTATAGGCAAGTTATCGTGGACCCCAGAGACACCCCAATGCAACTCATCGTGTGGAAACCAGCTCCCGACCAACCCATGGAAACGTATGAGTTGAAGACCGTTACGTATGGAACAGCTAGTGCGCCGTTCCTAGCCACTCGGGTGTTAAAACAACTGGCGGATGATGAAGGCTCACAATTCCCGATAGCTGCATCAGTTTTGAAAAAGGACTTCTACGTCGATGATCTCTTTTCCGGTGGTCGAAATGCAGCAGAAGTCATCAAACTCCGAGACCAGCTAGAAGCTCTTCTGGCAAAGGGTGGATTCCAATTACGGAAATGGGCGTCGAATGACGAATccgttcttgaaggtattcccaatGAAAATCGAGCTGTGAAACCTTCCGTCGAGCTTGACCAGGACCAGGTGATTAAAACTCTCGGGCTGCATTGGGAACCCGCGACGGACTGTTTGCGATACCGAATTGAACTGCCACCGGAGAGGACCGACCAGCCCCTTACTAAACGGCAAACGTTGTCCCTCATCGCTCGACTGTACGACCCGCTCGGTTTAGTGGGACCCGTGGTAACAACCGCGAAGGTTTTCATGCAAAACCTATGGACACTGAAGGACGACAATGGAACGCCATGGAGTTGGGATCGAGAGTTGCCATCGGAATATCGAGCACATTGGAAAAGGTACCAGGAACTACTACCGATGCTCAACAATCTTCGTATCGAGCGATGCATTTTACTTCCATGTGCTGAAACAGTGCAAATCCACATATTCTCGGATGCCTCCCAGATTGCTTACGGTGCCTGCGCCTACATAAGGTCCATTGATGCGGTCGGTTCGATCAAAGTTGCTCTTCTAACGTCGAAGTCTAGGGTGGCCCCTCTAAAGCGAACCAGCATTCCTCGTCTCGAACTATGCGGAGCATTGGTGGCTGCGGAATTGTACGAAAAAGTGAAGTCATCCTTGCAGATCGACGCAGAATGTTTCTTCTGGGTGGACAGTACCATTGTGCTCTCCTGGCTGAACGCTTCGCCTTCC ATGGAATCATGTGGCCGGGGTGGAGAATCCAGCAGATTGCGTTTCACGAGGGCTTCCTGCAGACGTTATAATGGATACCGATCTCTGGTGGCACGGACCAAAATGGCTCCAACAACAGCAATCCTGCTGGCCAATACCCGAGACCACCGATAA